A single genomic interval of Stieleria maiorica harbors:
- a CDS encoding GspE/PulE family protein gives MAQRRIGQILVDLGFLTDEQRDIVLEEQEQQPGALFGKVAEDMQLITEDQLIQGLAEQMSMQTISLEDIQLQPELVEKLTETMAQLYRVVPIRFEGNQLTVATCDPQNLSVQDELRTFLGYDIEVLVATERDINTTIGRYYDSEAESVEKLVAELAEDEELKAAVSALESEKFNITDAEALADSAPVRKLLNMVLLLAIKDHASDIHLEPFEDEFRIRIKAEGVLYEMVPPPRHLAFAITTRIKVMANLDIAERRLPQDGRIELMVGGHPVDLRVSVLPTIFGESVVMRVLDRSVVNLSLDNVGMDEAMMKKFRHAIDRPNGIILVTGPTGSGKTTTLYSTLSEMNDIKDKLITTEDPVEYDIDGIIQIPIDHDAGVTFASCLRAILRQDPDIILVGEIRDLETAEIAIQAALTGHLVFSTLHTNSAPATVTRLKDMGIPAFMTCATVEAILAQRLVRRICPKCREETKTNTELLFQLGMKPEDVAGKKFFRGTGCDQCNNTGYKGRIALFELMILNDKIREMVMGNASTDELRDEAAKDGMTTLRDAGMAMAYDGITTLDEVVRETVSE, from the coding sequence ATGGCACAACGTCGCATTGGACAGATCCTGGTCGACCTCGGTTTCCTGACCGACGAACAACGCGACATCGTGCTGGAGGAACAGGAACAGCAGCCCGGGGCATTGTTCGGGAAAGTCGCCGAGGACATGCAGCTGATCACCGAAGATCAGCTGATCCAGGGCTTGGCCGAACAGATGTCGATGCAGACGATCTCGCTGGAGGATATCCAGTTGCAGCCCGAGCTGGTGGAAAAGCTGACCGAGACGATGGCTCAGCTGTACCGCGTGGTGCCGATCCGGTTCGAAGGCAACCAGTTGACCGTGGCGACCTGTGACCCGCAAAACTTGAGCGTCCAAGACGAACTGCGGACGTTCCTGGGCTATGACATCGAAGTCTTGGTGGCGACCGAGCGGGACATCAACACCACGATCGGCCGCTACTATGACAGCGAAGCCGAGAGCGTGGAAAAGCTGGTCGCCGAGCTGGCCGAGGACGAAGAGTTGAAGGCGGCAGTGTCGGCGCTGGAGAGTGAGAAATTCAACATCACCGATGCCGAGGCGTTGGCCGATTCGGCGCCGGTGCGAAAACTTTTGAACATGGTCTTGCTGTTGGCGATCAAGGACCACGCCAGCGACATCCACTTGGAACCCTTTGAAGACGAGTTTCGGATTCGGATCAAGGCCGAAGGCGTGTTGTATGAAATGGTCCCGCCGCCGCGCCACTTGGCGTTTGCGATCACGACCCGCATCAAGGTGATGGCCAACTTGGACATCGCCGAGCGGCGGCTGCCACAAGACGGCCGGATCGAGTTGATGGTCGGCGGCCACCCGGTCGACCTGCGCGTCAGCGTCTTGCCGACGATTTTTGGCGAAAGCGTCGTCATGCGGGTGCTGGACCGATCGGTGGTGAACCTATCGCTGGACAACGTCGGCATGGACGAAGCGATGATGAAAAAGTTCCGCCACGCGATCGATCGCCCCAACGGCATCATCCTGGTGACCGGGCCGACCGGCAGCGGCAAAACGACGACGTTGTATTCGACGTTGTCGGAAATGAACGACATCAAAGACAAATTGATCACGACCGAAGACCCGGTCGAATACGACATCGACGGCATCATCCAGATCCCGATCGATCACGACGCCGGTGTCACCTTTGCCAGCTGTTTGCGGGCGATCCTGCGGCAGGACCCCGACATCATTCTGGTCGGCGAGATCCGCGATTTGGAAACCGCCGAAATCGCCATCCAGGCCGCCCTGACCGGGCACCTGGTGTTCAGCACGCTGCACACCAACAGCGCCCCGGCGACGGTCACGCGTTTGAAAGACATGGGGATCCCGGCGTTCATGACCTGTGCGACCGTCGAGGCGATTTTGGCGCAGCGGCTGGTCCGTCGCATTTGCCCCAAGTGCCGCGAGGAAACCAAAACCAACACCGAGCTGCTGTTCCAGTTGGGGATGAAACCCGAAGACGTCGCAGGCAAGAAGTTTTTCCGCGGCACCGGATGCGACCAGTGCAACAACACCGGCTACAAGGGCCGGATCGCGTTGTTCGAATTGATGATCCTGAACGACAAGATTCGCGAAATGGTCATGGGCAACGCGTCGACCGACGAATTGCGCGATGAGGCGGCCAAGGACGGGATGACCACGCTGCGGGATGCCGGGATGGCAATGGCCTATGACGGGATCACGACGCTGGACGAGGTCGTCCGCGAGACGGTTTCCGAATAA
- a CDS encoding ClpP family protease: MDSPLTHPFAASQLSGNPISASHAYQSYQRQRQLTLGDLLLENRIVFLQGEIHYGNANELVMKLLYLQSENRRKDIHFYINSPGGSVTATLAIYDTMQILSCPVATYCVGEACSGAAVLLVGGTKGKRYCLPNSRVMMHQPMGGVGGQVSDIEIQAAEMFRYRDVLNQIIANHSEQPVEKIAKDTDRDFFLGANEAKEYGLVDDILTKPPAEDEEDAD, encoded by the coding sequence ATGGATTCACCGTTAACGCACCCGTTTGCCGCGAGCCAGCTGTCCGGGAACCCGATTTCCGCCAGCCACGCCTACCAGAGTTACCAACGCCAGCGGCAACTGACGCTGGGTGATTTGCTGCTAGAGAATCGCATCGTCTTCTTGCAGGGCGAGATCCACTACGGCAACGCCAACGAGTTGGTGATGAAGTTGCTGTACTTGCAGAGCGAAAATCGCCGCAAGGACATTCATTTTTACATCAATTCCCCGGGTGGAAGTGTCACCGCGACGCTGGCGATCTACGACACGATGCAAATCCTGTCGTGCCCCGTCGCGACCTACTGCGTGGGGGAAGCCTGCAGCGGTGCGGCGGTCCTGTTGGTCGGTGGCACCAAGGGCAAACGTTACTGTCTGCCCAACAGCCGCGTGATGATGCACCAGCCGATGGGCGGTGTCGGTGGACAAGTCAGCGACATCGAAATCCAGGCGGCCGAGATGTTCCGCTATCGGGACGTGTTGAACCAGATCATTGCCAACCATTCGGAACAACCGGTCGAAAAGATCGCCAAGGACACCGATCGCGACTTCTTTCTCGGTGCCAACGAAGCCAAAGAATACGGCTTGGTCGACGACATCCTGACCAAACCGCCGGCCGAAGACGAAGAAGACGCGGACTGA
- the clpP gene encoding ATP-dependent Clp endopeptidase proteolytic subunit ClpP: MPLIPYVVEKSGREERTYDIYSRLLKDRIIFLGQQVDDQISNSLVAQMLFLMSDDPKADIHLYINSPGGSITAGMAIYDTMQFVSCDVATYCIGQAASMGAVLLTAGAAGKRYALPNARIMIHQPLAGMQGTAREVEIHVEELRRIKKRMNEIMIDHTGHSLEKIESDTDRDRFMSADEAREYGLIDKVVKRAGEA; encoded by the coding sequence ATGCCACTGATTCCCTACGTCGTTGAAAAGAGCGGGCGCGAAGAACGCACCTACGACATCTACAGCCGACTGCTGAAAGACCGGATCATCTTTCTGGGCCAACAAGTCGACGACCAGATTTCTAATTCACTGGTCGCGCAGATGTTGTTCCTGATGAGCGACGATCCCAAGGCGGACATCCACTTGTACATCAACAGCCCCGGCGGAAGCATCACCGCAGGGATGGCGATCTATGACACCATGCAATTCGTCTCTTGTGACGTCGCCACCTACTGCATCGGCCAAGCCGCTTCGATGGGCGCCGTTCTGTTGACCGCCGGTGCCGCCGGAAAACGTTATGCGTTGCCCAACGCCCGGATCATGATCCACCAACCGTTGGCGGGCATGCAAGGGACCGCGCGGGAAGTTGAGATCCACGTCGAAGAATTGCGTCGGATCAAGAAACGCATGAACGAGATCATGATCGATCACACCGGGCACTCGCTCGAAAAGATCGAATCGGACACCGACCGCGACCGATTCATGAGCGCCGATGAAGCCCGCGAGTACGGCTTGATCGACAAGGTCGTCAAACGAGCCGGCGAAGCGTAG
- a CDS encoding type II secretion system protein, translating into MHHPTTYDRANASSRRRPTRAFTLVELLVVMTVMVSLGGMLTYALASAQTDARIKRTQADVLTIGQLLQTRMSDVSLSKMNLAYGRTIPQLVRAGVLGTTALDGTALTNPGSPQPTVSEYQKIMADEQARLILLARRDMLRMVMPECQRDLLYPPATLQYRTRAVAATSAAARTTNWYPNAAQLKPPAQWNQMRTLLGLFSAETIDFHWAGSPATDPEVDAIALAANNNDFENLLRHNVNVPYTGPASASPIAWTRQHESSECLYLILATTELFGKKAIDQIPTSRIRDTDGDGVPEILDAWDQPYAFVRNPVGFRSPAIANYDPTGATEIEQYRSEPDALDLLLVDFRFDTRTHPNPSPYTTESPFHPIYLPPAVISSGRDKTFGLQRSYADEDNDGTVEFGVNSYYSSSVVGLTPGSIGPLYPGTTGFRFPDPYFNVSSVPFANAGPYYMSAAGTVLAKEGGGYGAVIQPDPDGDFRDAAADNISSLDAGF; encoded by the coding sequence ATGCACCACCCGACGACTTACGACCGAGCCAACGCGTCATCACGACGGCGGCCGACACGGGCGTTCACGCTCGTCGAATTGCTGGTCGTAATGACGGTCATGGTTTCGCTCGGAGGCATGCTGACCTATGCCCTCGCCTCGGCCCAAACCGATGCGCGAATCAAACGCACCCAAGCCGACGTGCTGACGATCGGCCAGTTGTTGCAGACGCGGATGAGCGACGTCTCGCTGTCAAAAATGAATTTGGCTTACGGGCGGACGATCCCGCAATTGGTTCGTGCCGGTGTTTTGGGGACAACCGCACTCGATGGAACCGCACTGACGAATCCTGGTAGTCCGCAACCGACGGTGTCGGAGTACCAGAAGATCATGGCCGACGAACAAGCGCGTTTGATCCTGCTGGCCCGCCGGGACATGTTGCGGATGGTGATGCCGGAGTGTCAGCGGGATTTGTTGTACCCGCCGGCGACCTTGCAATACCGAACGCGGGCCGTCGCGGCGACCTCGGCGGCAGCGCGAACGACCAATTGGTACCCCAATGCGGCTCAACTGAAACCGCCGGCGCAGTGGAACCAAATGCGAACGCTGTTGGGGTTGTTCTCGGCCGAGACCATCGACTTTCACTGGGCCGGCAGTCCGGCGACCGATCCAGAGGTGGATGCGATCGCGCTGGCGGCGAACAATAACGATTTTGAAAATCTGTTACGGCACAATGTGAATGTGCCCTACACCGGTCCGGCGTCTGCTTCACCGATCGCGTGGACCCGTCAGCATGAATCGTCGGAGTGTTTGTATTTGATTCTTGCGACGACGGAGTTGTTCGGGAAGAAGGCGATCGACCAGATCCCGACGTCACGCATCAGGGACACCGACGGTGACGGCGTGCCGGAGATCCTGGACGCCTGGGATCAACCCTATGCGTTCGTCCGCAATCCCGTCGGGTTTCGTTCGCCGGCGATCGCGAATTACGATCCGACCGGCGCGACCGAGATCGAGCAATACCGGTCCGAGCCCGATGCGTTGGACTTGTTGTTGGTGGATTTTCGATTCGACACTCGAACCCACCCCAACCCGTCGCCCTACACGACCGAGTCTCCGTTTCACCCGATCTACTTGCCGCCCGCTGTGATCAGTTCGGGGCGTGACAAGACCTTTGGTTTACAGCGTTCGTATGCCGACGAAGACAACGACGGGACGGTGGAGTTTGGCGTCAATTCATACTACAGCTCATCGGTCGTCGGCTTGACGCCCGGCAGCATCGGTCCGCTGTACCCCGGTACGACGGGGTTCCGGTTTCCCGATCCCTATTTCAACGTGTCCTCCGTGCCCTTCGCCAACGCGGGCCCGTACTACATGTCCGCGGCCGGCACGGTGTTGGCCAAAGAAGGCGGTGGTTACGGAGCGGTCATCCAGCCCGATCCGGATGGCGATTTCCGTGACGCTGCCGCCGACAATATCTCTTCTCTGGACGCAGGCTTCTAA
- a CDS encoding DNA gyrase inhibitor YacG yields the protein MPNEHDDKSKCPTCGKRFRMDETDAPPFCCQRCRLIDLGRWLDEEIGLPFEDDESPKTIDPDLTR from the coding sequence ATGCCCAACGAACACGACGATAAATCGAAGTGCCCGACCTGCGGAAAACGCTTTCGGATGGACGAAACCGACGCCCCGCCGTTCTGCTGCCAGCGGTGTCGGCTGATCGATTTGGGCCGCTGGCTGGACGAAGAGATCGGATTGCCGTTTGAGGACGACGAGTCGCCGAAAACGATCGACCCGGACCTGACCCGCTAA
- a CDS encoding type II secretion system protein yields the protein MRSQHSDTRRSGFTLVELLVVITIIAAIAGLTIPAIGVVMKTVRTKAMRAEMSNIEGGIDSYYTKYGDYPPDFSTWNIVKRHYLKIFPDIAQSELDLLYRLCDVRIDNDNTSSPPQMTPNPQSIAWDPTAMDRSEVLVWSLGGFSADPQYPFTGPGGPLVVIPNTANPAPDDPQYYEYNPTRNAPEVNFAPDRLSIANYDPSLGARSYTNRNMSNDEAMYSTGNADVFPSYVLRDGGAPTVYFDARTYNSFVTTGAGDQFNGYARLVEGEWDSIRPVYSTTANNPPASPPYGSRFAASQGWQFVNPQTYQVLSPGLDGLFSDRGDFDGGRPDDTAPAYFLTDGRMIVLEPSAQQPTGPLPPSGTGLEDIRVQKFDVTGLPIPSLRASQNPFRDNLANFLDQGTFYDALE from the coding sequence ATGAGAAGTCAACATAGCGACACGCGTCGAAGCGGATTCACGCTGGTCGAGCTGCTGGTGGTGATCACCATCATCGCCGCCATCGCCGGCCTGACGATCCCGGCGATCGGGGTGGTGATGAAGACGGTGCGGACCAAGGCGATGCGTGCGGAAATGTCGAACATCGAAGGCGGGATCGACTCGTACTACACCAAATACGGCGACTACCCGCCGGACTTTTCCACTTGGAACATCGTCAAACGCCACTACCTGAAAATCTTCCCCGACATCGCCCAAAGCGAGTTGGATTTGTTGTACCGCTTGTGTGACGTGCGAATCGACAACGACAACACCAGCAGCCCGCCGCAGATGACTCCCAATCCGCAATCGATTGCATGGGATCCGACGGCGATGGACCGCTCCGAAGTATTGGTCTGGTCGCTGGGCGGTTTCAGCGCCGATCCGCAGTACCCCTTCACCGGCCCGGGCGGTCCACTGGTTGTGATTCCCAACACCGCCAACCCGGCTCCGGACGATCCCCAGTACTATGAGTACAACCCGACGCGGAACGCGCCGGAAGTCAACTTTGCACCGGATCGATTGTCGATCGCAAACTACGATCCTTCGCTGGGTGCCAGGTCGTACACCAATCGCAACATGAGCAACGACGAAGCGATGTATTCGACCGGAAACGCGGACGTGTTTCCCAGCTACGTCCTGCGTGACGGCGGCGCACCGACGGTCTACTTCGACGCCCGTACCTACAACTCGTTTGTCACCACCGGTGCCGGGGATCAATTCAACGGTTACGCCCGATTGGTCGAAGGCGAATGGGATTCGATCCGTCCGGTGTATTCGACGACGGCCAACAATCCGCCGGCCAGCCCGCCGTATGGTTCTCGATTCGCAGCGTCACAGGGTTGGCAGTTCGTCAACCCACAGACCTATCAGGTGTTGTCGCCGGGTTTGGACGGATTGTTTAGTGACCGTGGAGACTTTGACGGAGGCAGACCCGACGACACTGCCCCAGCTTACTTTCTGACCGATGGCAGAATGATTGTTCTTGAACCGTCTGCCCAACAGCCAACAGGACCGCTTCCGCCTTCAGGAACGGGTCTTGAGGACATTCGGGTTCAGAAATTTGACGTAACAGGGTTACCGATTCCTTCACTGAGAGCTTCGCAAAATCCATTCCGTGACAACTTGGCCAACTTCCTGGACCAAGGCACGTTCTACGACGCGTTGGAGTAA
- a CDS encoding type II secretion system F family protein produces MPTYQFEAMDAAGQEIRDEIDAASEEEAQTTIRQMGYFVTKISVKKQAAAAAAKKKGKRGFAIGGAKTKHICAFTRQLSILQDAGLPILRSLKILENNQKPGKLKFALMDVCDEIEGGATLSEAMSKSPKIFSRLYVNMIKAGEAGGALETILQRLADFLERAESLKRKVKGALIYPIVVAIVAILILTGIMIFIVPTFEEMFEEFELKLPAPTLLLIAMSNYLASYWWLLIVMPIMFLLFIKLMRKFRHGRTGFDMFIIKVPVFGGLLEKNILARTTRTLGTLVSSGVPILEALAITRETAGNAVFEKLFSKVNEAVREGEVLSKPLREESRLGFHPMAVFFFALFGAFPGLLLLSVAITSRGTKLDDGVMVQTLTFIAAYAIGGGAVGAGLFYALKIKNRVVNDLVVNMVDVGEETGELDTMLYKVADQYDEEVRTMTDGLTALIEPLMIVFLGVTVGFIVISLFMPLISLITSLSS; encoded by the coding sequence ATGCCTACCTATCAATTCGAAGCGATGGACGCGGCCGGACAAGAGATCCGGGATGAGATCGACGCCGCGAGCGAAGAAGAGGCGCAAACCACCATACGCCAGATGGGGTACTTCGTCACGAAGATCTCCGTCAAGAAACAAGCCGCCGCGGCCGCTGCGAAGAAGAAGGGCAAGCGGGGCTTCGCGATCGGCGGTGCAAAGACCAAGCACATCTGCGCGTTCACCCGCCAGCTGTCGATTTTGCAGGACGCCGGGCTGCCGATTCTGCGTTCGCTGAAGATTCTGGAGAACAACCAGAAGCCGGGCAAGTTGAAGTTCGCCCTGATGGACGTCTGTGATGAAATCGAAGGCGGGGCGACGCTCAGCGAAGCGATGTCCAAGTCGCCCAAGATCTTCAGCCGGCTGTACGTCAACATGATCAAGGCGGGCGAGGCCGGCGGTGCACTGGAGACGATTCTGCAACGTTTGGCCGACTTCCTGGAACGCGCCGAATCGCTGAAACGCAAGGTCAAGGGTGCGTTGATCTATCCGATCGTCGTGGCGATCGTGGCGATTTTGATTCTGACCGGGATCATGATCTTCATCGTGCCGACGTTCGAGGAGATGTTTGAAGAGTTCGAATTGAAACTGCCGGCGCCGACGTTGTTGTTGATCGCGATGAGCAACTACTTGGCCAGCTACTGGTGGCTATTGATCGTGATGCCGATCATGTTCCTGTTGTTCATCAAACTGATGCGCAAGTTCCGTCACGGGCGGACCGGGTTTGACATGTTCATCATCAAGGTCCCGGTGTTCGGGGGCTTGTTGGAAAAGAACATCTTGGCCCGGACGACACGGACGTTGGGGACGTTGGTCAGCAGCGGTGTGCCGATTCTGGAGGCGCTGGCGATCACCCGCGAGACGGCCGGCAACGCGGTGTTCGAAAAACTGTTCAGCAAAGTCAACGAGGCGGTCCGTGAGGGGGAAGTGCTCAGCAAGCCGTTGCGGGAAGAGAGCCGGTTAGGGTTTCACCCGATGGCGGTGTTCTTCTTCGCGCTGTTCGGCGCCTTTCCGGGATTGCTGTTGTTGTCGGTGGCGATCACCAGCCGCGGCACCAAGCTGGATGACGGCGTGATGGTCCAGACGTTGACCTTCATCGCGGCCTATGCGATCGGCGGCGGTGCCGTCGGTGCGGGGCTGTTTTACGCCTTGAAAATCAAAAACCGCGTCGTCAACGACCTGGTCGTCAACATGGTCGACGTCGGCGAAGAGACCGGTGAACTGGACACGATGTTGTACAAGGTCGCCGACCAATATGACGAAGAAGTGCGGACGATGACCGACGGTCTGACGGCGTTGATCGAACCGTTGATGATCGTGTTCCTGGGGGTCACGGTCGGCTTCATCGTGATCAGTTTGTTCATGCCGTTGATCAGTTTGATCACCAGCCTGTCCAGTTAA
- the crtI gene encoding phytoene desaturase family protein, translating to MSNPKVVVVGAGPGGLAAAMQLAHAGCEVTVLERRDRPGGRTSAIERDGYRFDCGPTFFLYPRVLKEIFASVGYDLMKEVPMERLDPQYRLTFGGGGQLDCTPDLEEMDRQIATLSPADVGALARYMDDNRVKLEKFRPILESPFSSFTDLMRPSMIAAAKHLHPFRSLGQELQRYFTDPRLVIAFAFQSKYLGMSPFNCPSLFSILSFLEYEHGVWHPIGGCSRVSERMAEIAEELGVTFRYDEPVRSAEMEGRHVKSLTTDHGDYAADAFVVNADFADWITRTVPNTKRKRWSDDAIAKKKFSCSTFMLYLGIEGIYKDLPHHSIHISEDYEQNLREIEQTHTLSSDPSFYVQNACVTDPSLAPEGHSTLYVLVPVTHQTGSIDWEKEAPAFRELTLDRMGQIGLGDLRDRIRTEHMITPQGWNEDYAIYKGATFNLAHNLGQMLHKRPRNRFEELGGVYLVGGGTHPGSGLPVIYESSRITSGLVLKDFNGKVARGEMAEK from the coding sequence GTGTCGAATCCAAAGGTGGTGGTGGTTGGTGCCGGGCCGGGCGGTCTGGCCGCGGCGATGCAGCTGGCCCATGCCGGTTGTGAGGTGACGGTGCTGGAACGCCGCGATCGCCCCGGCGGTCGGACGTCGGCAATCGAGCGGGACGGGTATCGCTTCGATTGCGGACCGACGTTCTTTTTGTACCCCCGGGTCCTGAAAGAAATCTTCGCCAGCGTCGGCTACGACCTGATGAAAGAAGTGCCGATGGAGCGGCTCGATCCCCAGTACCGTTTGACCTTTGGCGGTGGCGGGCAGCTGGACTGCACGCCGGACTTGGAGGAAATGGATCGCCAGATTGCAACATTGTCGCCGGCCGACGTCGGGGCGCTGGCCCGCTACATGGACGACAATCGCGTCAAATTGGAAAAGTTCCGGCCGATCCTCGAGTCGCCGTTTTCTTCGTTCACCGACCTGATGCGGCCGTCAATGATTGCTGCGGCCAAACATCTGCACCCGTTTCGATCGCTCGGGCAAGAACTGCAACGCTACTTCACCGATCCCCGGCTGGTCATCGCGTTTGCGTTCCAGTCGAAGTACTTGGGGATGTCGCCGTTCAACTGCCCCAGTCTGTTCAGCATCCTGTCGTTTCTGGAATACGAACACGGCGTCTGGCACCCGATCGGCGGTTGCAGTCGCGTCAGTGAACGGATGGCCGAAATCGCGGAAGAGTTGGGTGTGACGTTTCGATACGATGAACCGGTCCGCAGCGCCGAAATGGAAGGACGGCACGTCAAATCGCTGACGACCGATCACGGCGACTATGCGGCCGATGCATTCGTGGTCAACGCCGACTTCGCCGACTGGATCACTCGGACGGTCCCCAACACCAAGCGGAAACGGTGGAGCGACGATGCGATCGCCAAGAAAAAGTTCTCCTGCAGCACGTTCATGTTGTACCTGGGGATCGAAGGCATCTACAAAGACCTGCCGCACCACAGCATTCACATCAGCGAAGACTACGAACAGAACCTTCGCGAGATCGAACAGACACACACGCTTAGCAGCGACCCGTCGTTCTACGTTCAAAACGCCTGCGTCACCGATCCGTCGCTGGCGCCCGAAGGCCACAGCACGCTGTACGTGTTGGTGCCGGTGACCCATCAAACCGGTTCGATCGACTGGGAAAAAGAAGCCCCGGCGTTTCGCGAGTTGACCTTGGACAGGATGGGTCAAATTGGGTTGGGCGATCTTCGCGATCGGATCCGGACCGAGCACATGATCACGCCGCAGGGCTGGAATGAAGACTACGCGATCTACAAAGGCGCGACGTTCAACCTGGCGCACAACCTGGGTCAGATGTTGCACAAGCGGCCGCGGAACCGATTCGAAGAATTGGGCGGCGTGTATTTGGTCGGCGGAGGCACCCATCCGGGCAGCGGACTGCCGGTGATTTACGAATCCAGCCGCATCACCAGCGGACTGGTTCTAAAGGATTTCAACGGGAAGGTTGCGAGAGGGGAAATGGCAGAAAAATAG
- the greA gene encoding transcription elongation factor GreA — MVESVPMTREGYNKIKAEIEHLDREVMPEIAEKIALAREEGDLKENAEYHAQRENQGKVQARINLLKDKLARATIVDMSELPRDEVVFGCTVTVEDQDDGMEEEFTFVGAGEDDYKTGKILVTSPIGKGLIGKKVGDIAKIEVPAGLMTLKVIKIEFPEL, encoded by the coding sequence ATGGTTGAATCGGTGCCGATGACCCGTGAGGGATACAACAAGATCAAAGCCGAAATCGAGCATCTTGATCGTGAGGTGATGCCCGAGATCGCCGAAAAAATCGCTCTGGCGCGCGAGGAAGGCGACCTGAAGGAAAACGCAGAATACCACGCCCAACGCGAGAACCAGGGCAAGGTCCAGGCGCGGATCAACCTGCTGAAAGACAAACTGGCCCGCGCCACGATCGTCGACATGTCCGAGCTGCCTCGCGATGAAGTCGTCTTCGGTTGCACCGTCACCGTCGAAGACCAGGACGACGGGATGGAGGAGGAGTTCACGTTCGTCGGTGCCGGCGAAGACGACTACAAGACCGGCAAGATTCTGGTCACCAGCCCGATCGGGAAAGGCCTGATCGGAAAAAAGGTCGGCGACATCGCCAAAATTGAAGTGCCCGCCGGATTGATGACCCTGAAAGTCATCAAAATCGAGTTCCCGGAGCTCTGA
- a CDS encoding pilus assembly FimT family protein yields the protein MIRHRKTHCQNAFTLIELLVALTIASALTAIALPTLKDSMRQNTLSRSASLVKGAFINARAQAIRTGRPFGLVIERRQRRIGEGVASGLNFFGANYATRIYYVQSPIEYRGDSQNAQAYPYLSTAWAPNPAPPANQTLPNSVIAKFFIPLESAGVLYAAVNGSAPARRLIGDGTRFSIGGSDYNFELDLTRSRTITAAQASTLGITPAVPGSLIIFNYRSIAPERSSNPGVYTNAIATSQFPARLELGQGYSFKFQTNPIKAPLAPVTMIGKTVVDLSISGTGSEPLLFNAQNILDTDPANVIPALDPDSLLQDVVVMFAPDGRLDGVFSSRRDPSISAPQTIPGFYVERLDPSTTVAFNVGFVDGILDNIDDGARYPYAVPGTDPQINTDDPPLESLPPWPNALTPKKVPNFANSDCAWISIHPLSGAISLDTVAGQPPQAKFYSYYGFSTANGSQSARNVIRERLHQSRRLTTAGTTQ from the coding sequence ATGATTCGACATCGCAAGACGCATTGCCAGAACGCGTTCACGCTGATCGAGTTGCTCGTCGCATTGACGATCGCTTCGGCGTTGACCGCGATCGCATTGCCGACGCTGAAAGACAGCATGCGGCAAAATACGTTGTCGCGGAGTGCATCGCTGGTCAAAGGCGCGTTCATCAACGCCCGTGCCCAAGCCATCCGTACGGGACGTCCGTTCGGATTGGTGATCGAACGGCGGCAACGTCGCATCGGTGAGGGTGTCGCGAGCGGACTGAACTTCTTTGGGGCCAACTATGCCACGCGGATCTACTACGTCCAATCGCCGATCGAATATCGCGGGGACTCCCAAAACGCCCAAGCGTATCCCTACTTGAGTACCGCTTGGGCTCCCAATCCGGCCCCGCCGGCCAACCAAACCCTTCCCAACTCGGTCATCGCAAAGTTCTTTATTCCGCTGGAATCGGCCGGAGTGCTGTACGCCGCGGTGAACGGTTCGGCCCCCGCCCGTCGATTGATCGGTGACGGCACACGGTTTTCGATCGGCGGGTCGGACTACAATTTCGAACTCGATCTGACGCGGTCGCGGACGATTACCGCCGCCCAGGCATCGACTTTGGGGATCACGCCCGCCGTACCCGGTTCGTTGATCATCTTTAACTACCGATCGATCGCACCGGAGCGCAGCTCGAATCCGGGGGTCTACACCAACGCGATCGCAACGTCACAATTTCCGGCCCGTTTGGAATTGGGCCAGGGCTACAGTTTTAAGTTCCAGACCAACCCGATCAAAGCGCCGCTGGCACCCGTGACGATGATCGGCAAGACGGTGGTCGACCTGTCGATCTCCGGAACCGGTTCGGAACCCCTGTTGTTCAACGCACAGAACATTCTGGACACCGATCCGGCCAACGTGATCCCGGCGTTGGATCCCGATTCGTTGTTGCAAGACGTGGTGGTGATGTTCGCCCCGGATGGTCGGTTGGACGGTGTATTTTCCAGCCGCCGCGATCCGTCCATCTCCGCGCCCCAGACGATCCCCGGCTTTTACGTCGAACGACTCGATCCGTCCACGACGGTCGCCTTCAACGTCGGATTTGTCGACGGGATTCTGGACAACATCGATGACGGGGCTCGCTATCCGTACGCGGTGCCGGGAACGGATCCACAGATCAATACCGATGATCCGCCACTGGAAAGTTTGCCGCCGTGGCCCAATGCGTTGACCCCAAAGAAGGTCCCCAACTTTGCCAATTCGGATTGTGCGTGGATCAGCATCCATCCGCTCAGCGGTGCGATCTCATTGGACACCGTTGCCGGTCAACCGCCGCAGGCGAAGTTCTATTCGTACTATGGATTCTCCACGGCCAACGGGAGCCAGTCGGCGCGGAACGTGATTCGAGAACGCCTGCACCAATCTCGCCGACTCACCACAGCCGGTACCACTCAATGA